The Bos javanicus breed banteng chromosome 18, ARS-OSU_banteng_1.0, whole genome shotgun sequence genome has a segment encoding these proteins:
- the TNNT1 gene encoding troponin T, slow skeletal muscle isoform X3: MSDAEEQEYEEEQPEEEEAAEEEEEEEERPKPSRPVVPPLIPPKIPEGERVDFDDIHRKRMEKDLLELQTLIDVHFEQRKKEEEELVALKERIERRRAERAEQQRFRTEKERERQAKLAEEKMRKEEEEAKKRAEDDAKKKKVLSNMGAHFGGYLVKAEQKRGKRQTGREMKLRILSERKKPLNIDHMGEEQLREKAQELSDWIHQLESEKFDLMAKLKQQKYEINVLYNRISHAQKFRKGAGKGRVGGRWK; encoded by the exons ATGTCGGACGCCGAAGAGCAAGAATATGAAGA GGAGCAGCCTGAAG AAGAGGAGGCcgccgaggaggaggaggaag AAGAGGAGCGCCCCAAACCAAG CCGGCCTGTGGTACCTCCTCTGATCCCGCCAAAGATCCCAGAGGGGGAGCGTGTGGACTTCGAT GACATCCACCGGAAGCGCATGGAAAAGGACCTGCTGGAGCTGCAGACACTCATCGACGTCCACTTTGAGCAgcggaagaaagaggaagaggagctggTGGCGCTGAAAGAGCGCATC gagcGGCGCCGGGCGGAGAGAGCTGAGCAACAGCGCTTCAGAACCGAGAAGGAGCGAGAGCGTCAGGCCAAGCTGGCG GAGGAGAAGATgcggaaggaagaggaggaggccaAGAAGCGGGCCGAGGACGACGCCAAGAAGAAGAAGGTTCTGTCCAACATGGGTGCCCATTTTGGGGGTTATCTGGTCAAG GCAGAACAGAAGCGAGGGAAGCGCCAGACGGGGCGTGAGATGAAACTGCGTATCCTGTCTGAGCGTAAAAAGCCTCTGAACATCGACCACATGGGAGAAGAGCAGCTCCG GGAGAAGGCCCAGGAACTGTCGGACTGGATCCACCAGCTGGAGTCAGAGAAGTTTGACCTGATGGCGAAGCTGAAGCAGCAGAAATATGAG ATCAACGTTCTGTACAACCGCATCAGCCACGCCCAGAAGTT ccggAAGGGGGCCGGGAAGGGCCGCGTCGGAGGCCGCTGGAAGTGA
- the TNNI3 gene encoding troponin I, cardiac muscle → MADRSGGSTAGDTVPAPPPVRRRSSANYRAYATEPHAKKKSKISASRKLQLKTLMLQIAKQELEREAEERRGEKGRALSTRCQPLELAGLGFAELQDLCRQLHARVDKVDEERYDVEAKVTKNITEIADLNQKIFDLRGKFKRPTLRRVRISADAMMQALLGARAKETLDLRAHLKQVKKEDTEKENREVGDWRKNIDALSGMEGRKKKFEG, encoded by the exons ATGGCGGACCG GAGCGGCGGCAGTACG GCAGGGGACACGGTCCCCGCGCCCCCTCCTGTCCGACGCCGCTCGTCTGCCAACTACCGCGCCTACGCTACGGAGCCGCACGCCAAG AAAAAGTCTAAGATCTCCGCCTCAAGGAAACTGCAGCTGAAG accctgatgctgcagaTTGCAAAGCAGGAACTGGAGCGGGAGGCTGAGGAGCGGCGAGGAGAGAAGGGGCGCGCTCTGAGCACACGGTGCCAGCCTCTGGAGTTGGCTGGGCTGGGCTTCGCGGAGCTCCAG GACTTGTGCCGACAGCTCCACGCTCGTGTGGACAAGGTGGATGAGGAGAGATACGACGTGGAGGCGAAAGTCACTAAGAACATCACTGAG ATTGCAGATCTGAACCAGAAGATCTTTGACCTTCGGGGCAAGTTTAAGCGGCCCACTCTGCGTAGAGTGCGGATCTCTGCAGATGCCATGATGCAGGCACTGCTGGGTGCCAGGGCTAAGGAGACCTTAGACCTGCGGGCCCACCTCAAGCAGGTGAAGAAGGAGGACACGGAGAAG gaAAACCGAGAGGTGGGAGACTGGCGCAAGAACATTGATGCGTTGAGTGGAATGGAAGGCCGCAAGAAGAAGTTTGAGGGCTGA
- the TNNT1 gene encoding troponin T, slow skeletal muscle isoform X2, with protein sequence MSDAEEQEYEEEQPEEEEAAEEEEEGEAPHSAEEERPKPSRPVVPPLIPPKIPEGERVDFDDIHRKRMEKDLLELQTLIDVHFEQRKKEEEELVALKERIERRRAERAEQQRFRTEKERERQAKLAEEKMRKEEEEAKKRAEDDAKKKKVLSNMGAHFGGYLVKAEQKRGKRQTGREMKLRILSERKKPLNIDHMGEEQLREKAQELSDWIHQLESEKFDLMAKLKQQKYEINVLYNRISHAQKFRKGAGKGRVGGRWK encoded by the exons ATGTCGGACGCCGAAGAGCAAGAATATGAAGA GGAGCAGCCTGAAG AAGAGGAGGCcgccgaggaggaggaggaaggtgagGCGCCGCACTCCGCCG AAGAGGAGCGCCCCAAACCAAG CCGGCCTGTGGTACCTCCTCTGATCCCGCCAAAGATCCCAGAGGGGGAGCGTGTGGACTTCGAT GACATCCACCGGAAGCGCATGGAAAAGGACCTGCTGGAGCTGCAGACACTCATCGACGTCCACTTTGAGCAgcggaagaaagaggaagaggagctggTGGCGCTGAAAGAGCGCATC gagcGGCGCCGGGCGGAGAGAGCTGAGCAACAGCGCTTCAGAACCGAGAAGGAGCGAGAGCGTCAGGCCAAGCTGGCG GAGGAGAAGATgcggaaggaagaggaggaggccaAGAAGCGGGCCGAGGACGACGCCAAGAAGAAGAAGGTTCTGTCCAACATGGGTGCCCATTTTGGGGGTTATCTGGTCAAG GCAGAACAGAAGCGAGGGAAGCGCCAGACGGGGCGTGAGATGAAACTGCGTATCCTGTCTGAGCGTAAAAAGCCTCTGAACATCGACCACATGGGAGAAGAGCAGCTCCG GGAGAAGGCCCAGGAACTGTCGGACTGGATCCACCAGCTGGAGTCAGAGAAGTTTGACCTGATGGCGAAGCTGAAGCAGCAGAAATATGAG ATCAACGTTCTGTACAACCGCATCAGCCACGCCCAGAAGTT ccggAAGGGGGCCGGGAAGGGCCGCGTCGGAGGCCGCTGGAAGTGA
- the TNNT1 gene encoding troponin T, slow skeletal muscle isoform X1 — protein MSDAEEQEYEEEQPEEEEAAEEEEEAPEEPEPAAEPEEERPKPSRPVVPPLIPPKIPEGERVDFDDIHRKRMEKDLLELQTLIDVHFEQRKKEEEELVALKERIERRRAERAEQQRFRTEKERERQAKLAEEKMRKEEEEAKKRAEDDAKKKKVLSNMGAHFGGYLVKAEQKRGKRQTGREMKLRILSERKKPLNIDHMGEEQLREKAQELSDWIHQLESEKFDLMAKLKQQKYEINVLYNRISHAQKFRKGAGKGRVGGRWK, from the exons ATGTCGGACGCCGAAGAGCAAGAATATGAAGA GGAGCAGCCTGAAG AAGAGGAGGCcgccgaggaggaggaggaag cccccgaGGAGCCGGAGCCGGCGGCAGAGCCAG AAGAGGAGCGCCCCAAACCAAG CCGGCCTGTGGTACCTCCTCTGATCCCGCCAAAGATCCCAGAGGGGGAGCGTGTGGACTTCGAT GACATCCACCGGAAGCGCATGGAAAAGGACCTGCTGGAGCTGCAGACACTCATCGACGTCCACTTTGAGCAgcggaagaaagaggaagaggagctggTGGCGCTGAAAGAGCGCATC gagcGGCGCCGGGCGGAGAGAGCTGAGCAACAGCGCTTCAGAACCGAGAAGGAGCGAGAGCGTCAGGCCAAGCTGGCG GAGGAGAAGATgcggaaggaagaggaggaggccaAGAAGCGGGCCGAGGACGACGCCAAGAAGAAGAAGGTTCTGTCCAACATGGGTGCCCATTTTGGGGGTTATCTGGTCAAG GCAGAACAGAAGCGAGGGAAGCGCCAGACGGGGCGTGAGATGAAACTGCGTATCCTGTCTGAGCGTAAAAAGCCTCTGAACATCGACCACATGGGAGAAGAGCAGCTCCG GGAGAAGGCCCAGGAACTGTCGGACTGGATCCACCAGCTGGAGTCAGAGAAGTTTGACCTGATGGCGAAGCTGAAGCAGCAGAAATATGAG ATCAACGTTCTGTACAACCGCATCAGCCACGCCCAGAAGTT ccggAAGGGGGCCGGGAAGGGCCGCGTCGGAGGCCGCTGGAAGTGA